In a single window of the Raphanus sativus cultivar WK10039 chromosome 9, ASM80110v3, whole genome shotgun sequence genome:
- the LOC108828542 gene encoding uncharacterized protein LOC108828542, with protein sequence MEQKSVLFSALGVGVGVGLGIGLASGQSLGRWANGSNSVEDGLTGQQMEQELLRQIVDGKESIVTFDEFPYFLSERTRELLTSAAYVHLKELEISKHTRNLAPASKAILLSGPAEFYQQRLAKALSHYCESKLLLLDITDFSIKLQSKYGCTKREPLHKRSISELTLDKMSSLMGSFSMLSQSEVEPRASSKRSTNLCFNEKFFLQSLYKVMVSVSKTNPLIIYLRDVEKLLESERFYKLFQIFLNKISGPVLILGSRVLLETEDGYKEVSEGVSALFPYNIQIRPPEDESQLLSWKNRLEDDMKMIQFRDNKNHIAEVLAANDIQCDDLSSICHADTMCLSNHIEEIVVSAISYHLIHTKEPEYRNGKLVISSKSLSHGLSIFQEGGSRSFELDTNTDSKRKGGEVSSKSESKPESSSPENKNELEKSLPSNKNDNNPLPPKAPEVVPDNEFEKRIRPEVIPANEIGVTFADIGALDETKDSLQELVMLPLRRPDLFKGGLLKPCRGILLFGPPGTGKTMLAKAIANEAGASFINVSMSTITSKWFGEDEKNVRALFTLAAKVSPTIIFVDEVDSMLGQRTRVGEHEAMRKIKNEFMTHWDGLMTKPGERILVLAATNRPFDLDEAIIRRFERRIMVGLPSIESREKILRTLLSKEKTDDLDFHELGQMTEGYSGSDLKNLCITAAYRPVRELIQQERLKDQEIKKKEEAGKSAEESKEKEEEASEEKEIILRPLNMEDMRKAKNQVAASFASEGSGMNELKQWNDLYGEGGSRKKEPLTYFL encoded by the exons ATGGAGCAAAAGAGCGTACTCTTTTCAGCTTTAGGTGTTGGTGTTGGTGTTGGATTAGGGATAGGGCTCGCATCGGGTCAAAGTTTGGGTAGATGGGCAAACGGGTCAAACTCTGTAGAGGATGGACTCACCGGACAACAGATGGAGCAAGAGTTGCTGAGACAGATCGTTGATGGGAAAGAGAGTATTGTCACCTTCGATGAGTTTCCGTATTTCTTAAG CGAGAGAACTCGAGAGTTGTTGACAAGTGCAGCTTACGTTCATCTAAAAGAGTTAGAAATCTCAAAGCACACTCGGAATCTTGCACCTGCAAGTAAAGCCATTCTACTTTCAGGTCCTGCCGAGTTCTATCAGCAAAGGCTTGCAAAAGCTTTGTCTCATTACTGTGAATCAAAGCTATTGCTGTTAGATATAACTGATTTCTCCATTAAG TTACAAAGTAAATACGGATGCACCAAGAGAGAACCT CTTCACAAGAGGTCTATCTCTGAGTTAACATTAGACAAAATGTCGAGTTTGATGGGTTCCTTCTCTATGCTCTCTCAAAGCGAAGTTGAACCAAGAG CTTCCAGCAAACGCAGCACAAATCTATGCTTCAATGAGAAATTTTTCTTGCAATCACTTTACAAG GTTATGGTCTCTGTATCAAAAACAAATCCGCTAATAATATACCTCAGGGACGTTGAGAAGCTTCTTGAATCAGAAAGATTCTACAAGTTGTTCCAGATTTTCTTGAACAAGATCTCTGGTCCTGTCTTGATTCTTGGCTCAAGGGTATTATTAGAAACTGAAGATGGTTACAAAGAAGTAAGCGAAGGTGTCTCCGCTCTGTTTCCTTACAACATCCAAATCAGACCACCGGAGGATGAATCTCAGCTCTTGAGCTGGAAGAATCGTTTAGAAGATGACATGAAGATGATTCAGTTTCGAGACAACAAGAACCACATCGCGGAGGTTCTTGCTGCTAACGATATCCAATGCGATGACTTATCTTCCATATGCCACGCTGATACAATGTGTTTGAGCAACCACATTGAGGAGATTGTGGTTTCTGCTATCTCTTATCATTTGATACACACCAAAGAACCTGAATACAGAAACGGAAAGCTTGTCATATCTTCCAAAAGCTTGTCTCATGGACTGAGTATATTCCAAGAAGGTGGAAGCAGATCATTTGAGCTAGACACTAACACTGACTCTAAGAGAAAAGGAGGAGAAGTGAGTTCAAAGAGCGAGTCCAAACCTGAATCATCTTCTCCTGAAAACAAAAACGAGCTGGAAAAATCACTTCCTTCAAACAAGAATGACAACAATCCATTGCCTCCAAAAGCGCCTGAGGTTGTTCCTGACAATGAGTTTGAGAAGCGTATAAGACCAGAGGTCATACCAGCAAATGAGATTGGTGTGACGTTTGCAGACATTGGTGCTTTAGATGAAACAAAAGATTCACTTCAAGAGCTTGTAATGCTTCCACTTAGAAGACCTGATCTCTTCAAAGGAGGTCTTCTCAAGCCTTGTAGAGGAATCCTTCTGTTTGGACCCCCTGGTACTGGCAAAACAATGCTAGCAAAGGCTATTGCAAATGAAGCTGGTGCTAGTTTCATCAATGTCTCCATGTCTACGATCACTTCTAAATGGTTTGGAGAAGACGAGAAGAACGTGAGAGCTTTGTTTACATTAGCAGCTAAAGTATCTCCAACGATTATATTTGTGGATGAAGTGGATAGTATGTTGGGGCAAAGAACAAGAGTTGGAGAGCATGAAGCAATGAGGAAGATCAAGAATGAGTTTATGACGCATTGGGATGGGCTTATGACGAAGCCTGGTGAAAGGATTCTAGTTCTTGCAGCTACAAACAGACCCTTTGATCTTGATGAAGCTATCATTAGGAGGTTTGAGCGAAG AATAATGGTGGGACTTCCTTCTATTGAGAGCAGAGAGAAGATCTTGAGAACATTGTTGTCCAAAGAGAAGACAGATGATCTTGATTTCCATGAGCTTGGACAGATGACAGAAGGTTACAGTGGAAGTGATCTCAAG AACTTATGCATTACAGCTGCGTATAGACCGGTTAGAGAGCTCATTCAACAGGAAAGATTGAAAGATCAG GAGattaagaagaaagaagaagcagGAAAAAGCGCGGaagaatcaaaagaaaaagaagaagaagcttctgAGGAGAAAGAGATTATTTTGAGACCTTTGAACATGGAAGACATGAGGAAAGCTAAAAACCAG GTGGCGGCTAGTTTTGCGTCAGAAGGATCTGGAATGAATGAGCTGAAGCAATGGAATGATTTGTATGGAGAAGGAGGCTCAAGGAAAAAGGAACCGCTCACTTACTTCCTCTGA